From the Pleurodeles waltl isolate 20211129_DDA chromosome 6, aPleWal1.hap1.20221129, whole genome shotgun sequence genome, the window CTGTTGCGTTCCCTCTTAGAGGAGCTTCCCTGTCACTTTTAATCGCCGTGGAATGCACTTGTCATGTTCGGTGGCAACTCTGTTCTAAGGATGTCACAGTGAATATTCCAACTGTGTTCTCTTTTAGTTGGGAATTTGTGGTACGTTCCCTGGCTGTGATGTGGGTGTAATTTTCATGTTCCTTCATAGCATCCCTGGCCATGCTCCGTTCATAGTGGGTTACCATTTCATGTTTATTGATCAGTGGAGTTTCTTATGCTCTCCAGCAGCAGCACGTTTGTAGGaggttattattattttcattGCCTTTCATGAGGATCCTCCCATTTTATGTGTAGTCACACAGTTTGTAATTTACTAGATATTGTTGTTTTGTAGATGGTCATGGAGAACAAGTTTATGTTAAGTGGTAGAGTAGGGGCTGTTGTCACAACAGAGGTTGGGGTACATTCTTGTGACCCCTGTTGGTAAGAAGTTTGTACAAGAGGTTTCTTATGGTCTGTGAAACTGGGAGCACACACACTGTTGTGTCCTGTGATAGTGAACAATTCTCAAATGCCACtattaataaatacattattaGCATGATGATCTGGCCTTTGTTTGGATTCAGATCAGGAAGGGGGGTGTTGGAGTGCAGGCTTCTTTTGAAACCATTAGCAGCCGGGCCTTGGTGGAGTCCCCATTGTGATTGCTGGAGATGAGATTTGTTGGTAGGAGTCTTTGTCGTATCTTTTGACAATGAAAGGTATGTTGGTTTGTTAGCATGTGATCTAGTTGTGCAGTACAGTAGTGAGGCCTTCAATGAGGGTCTTTGTCTTTTATCATGACAATGTGCTAGtccttgttgtggcatttgtgcaGATGGTCCATGCCCTGGTAGGATTTGGATCCGTTATTTGTTCTGCCCTCCCAGTCAGTAGAGGCAGTGTAGTGGGAAGAGTTTATTTCTGCTTTTACGTAGTTATGGGTTGGTTATGGATTTAATGGAACATGCCGTTGCAGGTCTGAATTGTTGTTCGGTGCTGCCCCACGGAGGGCTTTGCtgatattttttttttcccttttccccatTAGTATACTCCTTAGATGGAATACTAGTTTTTGGTCTGCTCTTCGTATGCACATGTGCCTACTTCAAGAAGGTGCCTCGTCTGAAAAGTTGGCTGCTTTCTGAGAAAAAGGGTGTATGGGGCGTGTTTTACAAAGGTAAGATGTAAACTACAAAATAAATTATGCTTCTATTGAAAAACGGATAATATGTTCATGTaatataaaatgtgattttttttcttttcttatagaTTCTGTAGTCCGATCACACTTGCTCAGATATTTTACAGTATATGCCTTTAACTTAGAAGTGACTTTGAAATCATAGTCTGCCTTATACAATTGAGCATATACCTGAAAAATAATCCCTAGTGATACTGACCATAACGAGTTTTGTTAACTTGTTTAACCTTAAATATTTAATTGTTGTAAAAAAAATTAATTCGAGTTGTTTTGTACACTTTCAAGGCCTTGATTGCAGTTACATTCATGTGTTCTGTTAGGAAATAGTCGCCAATTATTCTACTCGATAGATTGCTGCATCATAGATAACCTAACTATAAATGCTATAGGCGGTTATCTCTCTTCTTAAAGGTTTAAGGGGTTAATGTGTATTTGTGATCTGCACAATTCCATCAGAAGTTGTGTTGTATTAGGCAGGAAATTCACATTAACAAGAGGCAGCAGAAACTAAGGTGTGAACACCCTTAATCACTGAAAACCCTTTAAAACACCCGAATTGCACTATTCTGATATTAAGTTTTTAAATGGGGCGATCAAGGCACATATGACTGTGATCCATAAGCATCACTTACTCTTACCTAAATGTTATCTGCACTTATCTTTCTAAGACATTCAAGCATCACATTTATTAAgttagtgcctgtgaaaggaacttCCAGATTGTTTTAAAATGCGTACACTTTAATTTCTAAGCAAATCACTGCCTCTGAATTTTAAAGATGCAGGTGTTTTTTACAGCGGCTGAAAATGagatcaaatatttttttttgcatttccatgtGTTGTTATACTTAATATAGAGTTTAGGCACTTCCTCCAGAGCACTAATAAAGCAAATTATTACAAAACTGATATACAATGTTATATATATATGGTAATGTTAATGCATCTCCAACATCAGTTTGTTCAATATAAAATATGGATAATAACATGAAAAGGTATGCCTTTTTAAACCTTTCTTTTCATTCCGtaatttttttaagttgttttacAGCAGTTTACTATACGCTATTCTGTAAGTATAGGTGGAAGTATATCTATATGAATATGTGGGTTATACATGAATAAATAACTCCATTCCTTTGCAGACATCTTGTAGAACACAAATAAGTTACAGAAAAAAAGCTTAAAAACACATCTGGTTTAACACATTTTTGattttgccctgctgccctttcctAGTATATCAGAGATGTAGCCAAACAGGCTTGGTGGTTCTTTGAAGGTGTCTCATCTGCCTTCCTACATCTGCTTAGAATCAATAGAACAGGCCAGTAATGTGGCCCAACCGGATATTTTCGTGGCAGAGCAGACGTTAAGTTGAAGCAAAACTCCCTTGCAAACAGTAGGGTAGCTTTCCTGAGTTGAATAAATCAGTGGGTGTTTTATAGAGCGCGCTGCTACCAACAAGTGGTATCTAGTCACTGTAATTGAAAATGCTGAGAAAGTGGAGCAGAGTGGGACCTAGAAGAGGGATGATTTCAGATGTTTCCTGCATTTTAGATGGGACAAGCACATGGTCGAGACAAAGGAAGCTTATTCCATAGAGGCTGTAAGGAACCGAAAGGAGGTTCTGGCTTTTCTGGATTTCTTGATGCAGGGGACTTGAATAAAATTGGCAGATTAAGATCTAGTCGAGCAAGAGGGTGCCTAAAGCAGAAAAAGTTTATTGATGTATGTTGGCCCGTTCACTCTATtgcctttataaaaaaaataaaaaaaacttcagacATGCAACTTTTTTTTCTAAAGGAAGCCAATGTAATGTGCAAAGATGGATCAGCGTAGGTCTATATTTCTATATGCTGAGTAAGAGACGAGTGGCTGCATTCTTGATATATTGGAGTCTATAGAGCTGTTTTTGAAGAAGACCAGGGTATAAAGAATTATAATATTCTAGTCTGGATAGGATGGTAGATTGAATTAAAAATCATTGATcaaaaggaaaacttttttttaaattgttggatTTTCAACATTGTAGAGATGAGTTTGATGATTTGTTGTTGAAAGTGAGTTGTCAAAAAGAATGCCAAGATTATAGGAAGACAAGGTGTAGATGAAGGTCCCCAGTGAATATGACCACCATTCAGAGTCCCAGATGAGCGAATTACCAAAAACCATCACCTAGGTTTTGGAGGAATTCCGCACCATGGAATTGTCTTTTATACAGTGAGTGTTTTCCACCATACAGTGTTTGACCCCCATATTTGAGGGTGAAAAAATCACCCCCAAGTCTGATGATCAATTTGGTTTCCGCAGCATATGAGAAATAGGTGAAGTTCATGGTAGAGGGTTTTTTCATGAGAGGGACAACTAATGCCTGCTTCCAAATTTCCCGAACTGTTCCA encodes:
- the TMEM167B gene encoding protein kish-B, whose protein sequence is MTNVYSLDGILVFGLLFVCTCAYFKKVPRLKSWLLSEKKGVWGVFYKAAVIGSRLHLAVAVSCIVMAFYVLFIK